A region from the Altererythrobacter sp. H2 genome encodes:
- a CDS encoding DnaJ C-terminal domain-containing protein, with the protein MSDPYATLGVARTASEKEIKSAYRKLAKELHPDRNQDNPKASERFSKVTQAYDLLSDATKRAQFDRGEIDGDGNPANPFAGMGGGYGGRPGGGFGGSYGGGFGGQGGFRPEDLQGAEGLDLGDLFDGLFGGGGARRGPAGAAGFRGQGRPPPKGADVAYRLRVPFIDAATRKDQRITLADGKTIDLKLPAGVEDGTQMRLKGKGEPGPGGTGDGIVTIAIDRHPHFRRDGDDVRLDLPITLDEAVMGGKVKCPTVDGAVMLTIKPGTGSGTVMRLGGKGFSTKAGARGDQLVTLEIQLPADLSELSRRLEGWQDSSNPRAKLGI; encoded by the coding sequence ATGAGCGATCCTTACGCGACCCTGGGCGTTGCCCGCACGGCCTCCGAAAAAGAGATCAAGAGCGCCTATCGCAAGCTGGCGAAGGAGCTGCACCCTGACCGTAACCAGGACAATCCGAAAGCGTCCGAGCGGTTCAGCAAGGTGACGCAGGCCTATGACCTGCTGTCCGATGCCACCAAGCGCGCCCAGTTCGACCGGGGCGAAATCGATGGCGACGGCAACCCGGCCAATCCCTTTGCCGGGATGGGCGGCGGGTACGGCGGGCGGCCCGGCGGCGGCTTCGGCGGCAGCTACGGGGGCGGCTTCGGGGGTCAGGGCGGTTTCCGGCCCGAAGACCTCCAGGGCGCCGAAGGGCTCGACCTGGGCGACCTGTTTGACGGGCTGTTTGGTGGCGGGGGCGCGCGGCGCGGCCCGGCTGGCGCCGCCGGTTTCAGGGGGCAGGGCCGTCCACCGCCCAAGGGCGCCGATGTCGCCTATCGCCTGCGCGTGCCGTTCATCGATGCGGCCACCCGCAAGGACCAGCGCATTACCCTGGCTGACGGCAAGACGATCGATCTCAAGCTGCCCGCCGGGGTCGAGGACGGCACGCAGATGCGGCTGAAGGGCAAGGGCGAACCGGGGCCTGGCGGCACCGGCGACGGAATCGTCACGATTGCGATTGACCGCCACCCCCATTTCCGCCGCGATGGCGACGATGTGCGGCTCGACCTGCCGATCACGCTCGACGAGGCGGTCATGGGCGGCAAGGTCAAGTGCCCCACCGTGGATGGCGCAGTCATGCTGACGATCAAACCGGGCACCGGCAGCGGCACGGTGATGCGGCTCGGCGGCAAGGGGTTCTCGACCAAGGCCGGTGCACGCGGCGACCAGCTGGTGACGCTGGAGATCCAGCTGCCGGCAGACCTGTCGGAACTGTCCCGCCGGCTGGAAGGTTGGCAGGACAGCAGCAACCCGCGGGCGAAGCTGGGCATCTGA